One window of the Janthinobacterium sp. PAMC25594 genome contains the following:
- a CDS encoding DUF883 family protein — translation MSSIHTGKSSSDSILADADKARDKLVGDLKTVINEAEGWLDGAKDQTGENVKAVKDKFIATLETARKDLIKLEEDLLERTKKAAKATDEYVQDNPWKAVGAGAVVGVLFGLLLSSSRR, via the coding sequence ATGAGCTCGATACATACCGGAAAATCCAGCAGCGACAGCATCCTCGCCGACGCCGACAAGGCCCGCGACAAACTGGTCGGCGACCTGAAAACCGTCATCAATGAAGCGGAAGGCTGGCTCGATGGCGCCAAGGATCAGACGGGCGAGAATGTCAAAGCCGTCAAGGACAAGTTCATCGCCACCCTGGAAACGGCCAGGAAAGACTTGATCAAGCTGGAAGAAGACTTGCTCGAACGTACCAAGAAGGCGGCCAAGGCCACCGACGAGTACGTGCAGGACAATCCCTGGAAAGCCGTGGGCGCGGGCGCCGTCGTGGGCGTGCTGTTCGGCCTGCTGCTTTCCTCGTCACGCCGCTAG
- the proC gene encoding pyrroline-5-carboxylate reductase, giving the protein MTTELNIAFVGGGNMAAALIAGLAGKLTLGGNIHVIDPHAPALEKLQAQFGVTTATAAGEALRGVDVIVLAVKPQSMREVAAQLLPFLDGERAPLILSIAAGIRAQDLSRWLGDYSSIVRCMPNTPALIGMGITGMVASSGVSDEQKKTADAILRAVGQTVWLDDEAKIDPVTAVSGSGPAYVFYFIEAMQQAAAELGLTPEQGTQLAIATFTGAAQLAANSSEPVSLLRERVTSKGGTTYAALTSMEESGVKAAIVKGIKAAAQRGREMGDELSK; this is encoded by the coding sequence ATGACGACAGAATTGAATATCGCATTTGTAGGCGGCGGCAATATGGCCGCCGCCCTGATCGCCGGCCTGGCGGGCAAGCTGACCCTGGGCGGCAACATCCACGTGATCGACCCCCATGCGCCCGCGCTGGAAAAATTGCAGGCGCAATTCGGCGTCACGACGGCCACTGCCGCCGGTGAAGCGCTGCGCGGCGTGGACGTGATCGTGCTGGCCGTCAAGCCGCAAAGCATGCGCGAAGTGGCGGCCCAATTGCTGCCCTTCCTCGACGGCGAGCGGGCGCCATTGATCCTGTCGATCGCCGCCGGCATCCGCGCGCAAGACCTGTCGCGCTGGCTCGGTGATTATTCTTCCATCGTGCGTTGCATGCCGAATACTCCGGCCCTGATCGGCATGGGCATCACGGGCATGGTGGCCAGCAGCGGCGTCAGCGACGAACAGAAAAAGACAGCGGACGCCATCCTGCGCGCCGTCGGCCAGACCGTCTGGCTCGATGACGAAGCGAAGATCGACCCTGTGACGGCCGTGTCCGGCAGCGGTCCCGCCTATGTGTTTTACTTTATCGAAGCGATGCAGCAGGCGGCCGCCGAACTGGGTCTCACGCCCGAGCAGGGCACGCAGCTGGCGATCGCCACGTTTACGGGGGCGGCGCAGCTGGCGGCCAACTCCAGCGAACCCGTGTCCTTGCTGCGCGAGCGCGTCACGTCGAAGGGCGGCACGACGTATGCGGCACTCACCAGCATGGAAGAGAGCGGCGTGAAGGCGGCCATCGTCAAGGGCATCAAGGCGGCCGCGCAGCGCGGGCGCGAGATGGGGGATGAGCTGTCCAAGTAA
- a CDS encoding sigma-70 family RNA polymerase sigma factor, with amino-acid sequence MPATAAPYDYDAALRACARGEQQALHGLYQQESRYLLGVALRIVRQRALAEDVLHDAFLNIWRRAGSFDATRGSGKGWIYVVVRHQALNVARARAHEVSADEDSVETLLHQRQDDDAGDAYALQANMGKLHDCLGHLDEPKRNSILYAYVDGCTHSEIAQRLQAPLGTVKAWVKRGLAALRECMG; translated from the coding sequence TTGCCAGCCACAGCCGCCCCTTACGATTACGATGCCGCCCTGCGCGCCTGCGCCAGGGGCGAGCAGCAGGCATTGCACGGCCTGTACCAGCAGGAAAGCCGCTACCTGCTGGGGGTGGCCTTGCGCATCGTACGTCAGCGGGCCTTGGCCGAAGACGTGCTGCACGATGCCTTCCTGAATATCTGGCGCCGTGCCGGCAGCTTCGACGCCACGCGCGGCAGCGGCAAGGGCTGGATCTATGTGGTGGTGCGGCACCAGGCACTGAACGTGGCGCGCGCCCGCGCCCATGAAGTATCGGCCGACGAGGATAGCGTGGAAACCCTGCTGCACCAACGCCAAGACGATGACGCCGGTGATGCCTACGCCCTGCAGGCGAACATGGGCAAGCTGCACGATTGCCTCGGTCATCTGGACGAACCCAAACGCAATAGCATTCTGTACGCCTACGTCGATGGCTGTACCCACAGCGAAATCGCGCAGCGCCTGCAAGCGCCGCTGGGAACCGTCAAGGCCTGGGTCAAGCGGGGCCTGGCCGCCTTGCGGGAGTGCATGGGATGA
- a CDS encoding hydrogen peroxide-inducible genes activator — MTLTELKYIVAVARAKHFGHAAEACFVAQPTLSVAIKKLEDELGVVLFERGGAEISVTPLGAQIIAQAERVLEQTAAIKELAKQNKDPLAGPLRLGVIYTIGPYLLPPLVKAMIDQVPQMPLILQENFTVRLLELLRQGELDVAIMALPLPDHGMAMQELYDEPFVVAMPRQHPWTAREQIAAQDLKSETMLLLGNGHCFRDQVLEVCPEMARFSSPGNGMQRTFEGSSLETIRHMVASGIGLTVLPRASVSNMHATEGMLEYRPFAAPVPSRRVVMLWRKSFTRKAAIDALCAAIASCDLPGITPLCEE; from the coding sequence ATGACACTGACTGAACTGAAATATATCGTTGCAGTCGCGCGAGCGAAGCACTTCGGCCATGCCGCCGAAGCCTGTTTCGTTGCGCAGCCCACCCTGTCAGTGGCCATCAAGAAACTCGAAGACGAATTGGGCGTGGTCCTGTTCGAACGGGGCGGCGCGGAAATCTCCGTCACGCCCCTGGGCGCGCAGATCATCGCGCAAGCCGAACGCGTGCTGGAACAGACGGCCGCCATCAAGGAACTCGCCAAGCAGAACAAGGACCCGCTGGCCGGCCCCCTGCGCCTGGGCGTGATCTACACGATCGGCCCCTACCTGCTGCCGCCCCTGGTCAAGGCCATGATAGACCAGGTGCCGCAGATGCCTTTGATTTTGCAGGAAAACTTCACGGTTCGCCTGCTCGAATTGCTGCGCCAGGGCGAACTGGACGTGGCCATCATGGCCCTGCCCCTGCCCGACCACGGCATGGCCATGCAAGAACTGTATGACGAACCGTTCGTCGTGGCCATGCCGCGCCAGCATCCGTGGACAGCGCGTGAACAAATTGCCGCGCAAGACTTGAAATCGGAAACCATGCTGCTGCTGGGCAATGGCCACTGCTTCCGCGACCAGGTGCTGGAAGTGTGCCCCGAAATGGCGCGTTTTTCCTCGCCCGGCAACGGCATGCAGCGCACGTTCGAAGGTTCCTCGCTGGAAACCATCCGCCACATGGTGGCCAGCGGCATCGGCCTGACGGTCTTGCCGCGTGCCTCTGTGTCGAATATGCACGCCACCGAGGGCATGCTCGAATACCGGCCCTTCGCCGCACCCGTGCCATCGCGCAGGGTGGTGATGCTGTGGCGCAAGAGTTTTACGCGCAAGGCCGCCATCGATGCCCTGTGCGCGGCCATCGCCAGCTGCGACTTGCCCGGCATTACACCACTCTGCGAGGAGTAG
- a CDS encoding YggS family pyridoxal phosphate-dependent enzyme, with product MSTIEQNLQAVRDSIAQAAAEAQRAPGDVTLLAVSKTFGADAVLAAMRAGQAAFGENYLQEALDKIAFVKEAAPQHVPAWHFIGPIQSNKTRPIAEHFDWVHTVEREKIAVRLSEQRPAGLPDLNICLQVNISGEASKSGVTPFDLPALARAVAQLPRMRLRGLMAIPEPETDVALQRRAFAQLRVLYQQLQAEGLELDTLSMGMSADLRAAVLEGATIVRVGSAIFGSRNYSH from the coding sequence ATGTCCACAATCGAACAGAACTTGCAAGCCGTGCGCGACAGTATTGCGCAGGCCGCCGCTGAGGCGCAGCGCGCCCCTGGCGACGTGACCCTGCTGGCCGTGTCAAAAACCTTCGGCGCGGACGCCGTGCTGGCAGCCATGCGCGCGGGCCAGGCGGCGTTTGGCGAAAATTATCTGCAGGAAGCGCTCGACAAGATCGCCTTTGTGAAGGAGGCCGCACCGCAGCACGTCCCGGCATGGCACTTCATCGGCCCCATCCAGAGCAACAAGACGCGCCCCATCGCCGAGCACTTCGATTGGGTGCACACGGTGGAGCGGGAAAAGATCGCCGTCCGGCTGTCCGAGCAGCGCCCGGCCGGCTTGCCGGACCTGAATATCTGCCTGCAAGTCAATATCAGCGGCGAAGCGAGCAAGAGCGGCGTGACGCCATTTGACTTGCCGGCGCTGGCGCGCGCCGTGGCGCAACTGCCCCGCATGCGCTTGCGCGGCCTGATGGCGATTCCCGAGCCGGAAACGGATGTCGCCCTCCAGCGCCGCGCCTTTGCGCAATTGCGCGTGCTGTACCAACAATTGCAGGCCGAAGGCCTGGAGCTCGACACCTTGTCGATGGGCATGTCGGCCGACTTGCGCGCCGCCGTGCTCGAGGGCGCCACCATCGTGCGCGTGGGCAGCGCCATCTTCGGTTCCCGTAATTACTCTCACTGA
- the ubiA gene encoding 4-hydroxybenzoate octaprenyltransferase has translation MNKLALYFRLIRLDKPIGTVLLLWPTLCALWLAQQGVPDWRLLLIFTLGTFLMRSAGCAINDYADQDIDKFVKRTVDRPITSGRISGKEALAVAGVLTVLAFCLILPLNALTKQLSVAAVIIAGTYPYFKRFFAIPQAYLGIAFGFGIPMGFAAITDSVPVVAWLLLLGNVFWAVAYDTEYAMVDRDDDLKIGIKTSAITFGRYDVAIIMLCYAAFLLLWLVCGWHLGLRYWYVAGLLVAAACAVYHYTLIRARERMPCFAAFRHNNWLGAAVFAGVVLDFAFR, from the coding sequence ATGAACAAGCTGGCGCTGTATTTCCGCCTGATACGGCTGGACAAGCCTATCGGTACCGTATTGCTGCTGTGGCCTACCCTGTGCGCGCTGTGGCTGGCGCAGCAGGGTGTGCCGGACTGGCGGCTGCTGCTCATTTTTACGCTTGGCACTTTCCTGATGCGCTCGGCCGGCTGCGCCATCAACGACTACGCCGACCAGGATATCGACAAATTCGTCAAGCGCACGGTGGACCGTCCCATCACCAGCGGGCGCATCAGCGGCAAGGAAGCGCTGGCCGTGGCCGGCGTGCTGACCGTGCTGGCCTTTTGCCTGATCCTGCCCCTGAATGCGCTCACCAAGCAATTGTCGGTGGCCGCCGTCATCATCGCCGGCACCTATCCCTACTTCAAGCGTTTCTTTGCGATTCCGCAAGCCTACCTGGGCATCGCCTTCGGCTTCGGTATCCCCATGGGCTTTGCCGCCATCACGGATTCCGTGCCCGTCGTCGCCTGGCTGCTGCTGCTGGGTAATGTCTTCTGGGCCGTGGCCTACGATACGGAATACGCGATGGTCGACCGCGACGACGACTTAAAGATCGGCATCAAGACCTCGGCCATCACCTTTGGCCGCTACGACGTGGCCATCATCATGCTGTGCTACGCCGCTTTCCTGCTGTTGTGGCTGGTCTGCGGCTGGCACCTGGGCTTGCGCTACTGGTATGTGGCGGGCTTGCTGGTGGCGGCCGCTTGCGCCGTTTACCACTACACCCTGATCCGCGCACGCGAGCGCATGCCGTGTTTTGCGGCGTTCCGGCATAATAACTGGCTAGGAGCAGCGGTGTTTGCGGGCGTGGTGCTGGACTTTGCTTTCCGTTAA
- the rfaE2 gene encoding D-glycero-beta-D-manno-heptose 1-phosphate adenylyltransferase, with the protein MPDFENKLCDRDELRARAAALPKPVVVTNGVFDILHRGHVTYLAQARALGASLVVAVNTDASVKRLGKGDDRPLNSCEDRMAVLAALEAVSLVVPFSEDSALEVVQEIEPEIYAKGGDYDMAAIPEGKAVLAYGGQAVAIDFAHDRSTTKLLTKVRTQQG; encoded by the coding sequence ATGCCTGATTTTGAAAACAAACTGTGCGACCGTGACGAACTGCGCGCCCGCGCCGCGGCCCTGCCGAAACCGGTGGTGGTGACGAACGGCGTGTTCGACATTCTGCACCGCGGCCACGTGACGTACCTGGCGCAGGCGCGCGCGCTGGGCGCCTCGCTGGTGGTGGCCGTGAATACCGATGCATCGGTGAAACGCCTGGGCAAGGGCGACGACCGTCCCCTGAACAGTTGCGAAGACCGCATGGCCGTGCTGGCCGCGCTGGAAGCGGTGAGCCTGGTGGTGCCGTTCTCGGAAGACAGCGCCCTGGAAGTGGTGCAGGAAATCGAACCGGAAATCTATGCCAAGGGCGGCGACTACGACATGGCGGCCATCCCTGAAGGCAAGGCCGTGCTGGCGTATGGCGGCCAGGCCGTGGCCATCGATTTCGCGCACGACCGCTCGACCACCAAGCTGCTGACGAAAGTGCGGACGCAGCAGGGCTGA
- a CDS encoding tubulin-like doman-containing protein gives MAENLNQTITGGASERKQDKIIELRPTLFIGIGGTGMQVLMRVRRRILNTLWGGAGHRTRIEGLADFPIAQFIHFDLDNGAVIESGESQAKDLQFDQVKFTDDDKVVESFDMDKYSRDEDSLEKYPHIKEWLPLTPQRIRELRFDMSSGAGQIRAVSRLYFFDKYAKIRDKIRLKLKALKAGLSHERQLAELGLRMETNRFRIVIVGSVAGGTGSGSFLDMGLLARWLARSEVGAADVELMLFLPTGYTKANKDRVEANGYAALMELESAMMGNKGYVGRWDAYDRPELTREPYSEVYLIDSGNLAQQHTKDVSDVYHMVADSLFEDFASADFARAKRSIAVNQAQHKNSLYNAPVPQDRFGDMRLYFSKRFSSFGMAVLDTRQEAARDERAHRWAGAMLQAFFGVGGTDAGANRATDTQRDNFLAANMFLKGAPFSDFPEFSDKSIELKRSSGDFIDFRIVDELLEDRHGHLLAGVENRVNTRINDIRTGFDRSEWPAQVRDAMKHLERDAVRDQDSTADTTEDRISKRRREVLDDVKKVVRDQLYGYLDNKEFGGLEYVLSLVEQIKDRIEAPGSGLTAQIGNNAERYREIKEAVRSREYERLLNNLEQTRSTFGFLSNGEKQAGVVMDHLRTEMANALKFHLRAKAADESVILLGELSRWLGNRVGVDAQGRAQWNGLVGELQTGREGVLAMLAELKTANTILQKDLDKEHATLIVIPVTEKDIALPSAATLRQWADEAFKDMGGSKALFPMLAEPAQRGLILAKVTRMAENMIATAGLVEGATSTSDPLFEALEQMDVSERLDRFRKLLACSMPWIDANMAGDFTVVSDQFKCVIGVANAAAFNAKFGAELESCVPTQVGITVSQLEIVETGIRGRAVCYCELAGVPMTVLRGLEGWRTSYRKEGDNDKAPTHTHIDPTQFTHPIAPNTDEMKRLAEDFGEFLQAIMLGILTRHTGRVVPPGQYQFAVEPGDLRRIGNERAIRQNGMPASYEKNIALRIEEKLAALDAVQTAALAALAKYYERGVYAPKLVAQADGSQLPYIGFGSAISAEVGARLRESARRKGMASDELDRTVQALLGRLKEWANVIGDSDSDAYDWEVREPEADGQPRLKYAIKGEMLEAGRLEQLLRPAGMAAAAAPAFGMAPPPLGGMPPPLVEYQYFLGINGQQQGPFTAQQIVQYVQAGQVAPGTTKVWRAGMPAWAELAQFPELAPLFLSAPPPLMPPPL, from the coding sequence ATGGCAGAGAACCTGAACCAAACCATCACCGGCGGCGCCAGCGAGCGCAAGCAGGACAAGATCATCGAACTGCGCCCGACCCTGTTCATCGGCATCGGCGGCACGGGCATGCAGGTGCTGATGCGCGTGCGCCGGCGCATCCTCAACACCCTGTGGGGCGGCGCGGGCCACCGCACGCGCATCGAGGGCCTGGCCGACTTTCCCATCGCGCAATTCATCCATTTCGACCTCGACAATGGCGCCGTGATCGAAAGCGGCGAGTCGCAGGCGAAGGACTTGCAGTTCGACCAGGTGAAGTTCACGGATGACGACAAGGTGGTCGAATCGTTCGACATGGACAAGTACAGCCGCGATGAAGATTCTCTGGAGAAATATCCGCACATCAAGGAATGGCTGCCGCTGACGCCGCAGCGCATCCGCGAGCTGCGTTTCGACATGAGCAGCGGCGCCGGGCAGATCCGCGCCGTCTCGCGCCTGTATTTCTTCGACAAATACGCGAAGATCCGCGACAAGATCCGCTTGAAACTGAAAGCCTTGAAGGCGGGCCTGTCGCACGAGCGCCAGCTGGCCGAACTGGGTTTACGCATGGAAACGAACCGTTTCCGCATCGTCATCGTCGGCTCCGTGGCCGGCGGCACGGGGTCCGGTTCCTTCCTCGACATGGGTTTGCTGGCGCGCTGGCTGGCGCGCAGCGAAGTGGGCGCGGCCGACGTCGAGCTGATGCTGTTCTTGCCGACCGGCTACACCAAGGCCAACAAGGACCGGGTCGAGGCCAACGGTTATGCGGCGCTGATGGAGCTGGAATCGGCGATGATGGGCAACAAGGGCTATGTGGGCCGCTGGGATGCCTACGACCGCCCGGAACTGACGCGCGAACCGTACAGCGAGGTGTACCTGATCGATTCGGGCAACCTTGCCCAGCAGCACACCAAGGATGTCAGCGACGTCTACCACATGGTGGCCGACTCGCTGTTCGAGGATTTCGCTTCGGCCGACTTCGCGCGCGCCAAGCGTTCGATCGCCGTCAACCAGGCGCAGCACAAGAACTCGCTGTACAACGCACCCGTGCCGCAAGACCGTTTCGGCGACATGCGCCTGTATTTCTCGAAGCGCTTTTCCTCGTTCGGCATGGCCGTGCTCGATACGCGCCAGGAAGCGGCGCGCGACGAGCGGGCTCACCGCTGGGCCGGCGCCATGCTGCAAGCGTTCTTCGGCGTGGGCGGCACGGATGCGGGCGCCAACCGCGCCACCGATACGCAGCGCGATAATTTCCTCGCCGCCAATATGTTCCTGAAGGGCGCGCCGTTCAGCGATTTCCCCGAGTTTTCCGACAAGAGCATCGAACTGAAGCGCTCCAGCGGCGACTTCATCGATTTCCGCATCGTCGACGAATTGCTGGAAGACCGCCACGGCCACTTGCTGGCCGGCGTGGAAAACCGGGTCAACACGCGCATCAACGATATCCGCACGGGCTTTGACCGCAGCGAATGGCCGGCGCAGGTGCGCGACGCCATGAAACACCTGGAACGCGACGCCGTGCGCGACCAGGACTCCACGGCCGACACGACGGAAGACCGCATCAGCAAGCGCCGCCGCGAAGTGCTCGACGACGTCAAGAAAGTCGTGCGCGACCAGCTGTATGGCTATCTGGATAATAAAGAGTTCGGCGGCCTGGAATACGTGCTGTCGCTGGTGGAACAGATCAAGGACCGCATCGAGGCGCCGGGCAGCGGCTTGACGGCGCAGATTGGCAACAATGCCGAGCGCTACCGCGAGATCAAGGAAGCCGTGCGTTCGCGCGAATACGAGCGTCTGCTGAACAACCTGGAACAGACGCGCAGCACCTTCGGTTTCCTCAGCAATGGCGAAAAGCAGGCCGGCGTGGTGATGGATCATTTGCGCACGGAAATGGCGAATGCGCTGAAATTTCACCTGCGCGCCAAGGCGGCGGACGAGTCCGTCATCCTGCTGGGCGAGCTGTCGCGCTGGCTGGGCAACCGGGTTGGCGTCGATGCGCAAGGCCGCGCCCAGTGGAATGGTCTGGTGGGCGAGCTGCAAACGGGCCGCGAAGGCGTGCTGGCCATGCTGGCGGAACTCAAAACGGCCAATACCATCCTGCAAAAAGACCTGGACAAGGAACACGCGACCCTGATCGTCATTCCCGTCACGGAAAAAGACATTGCGCTGCCATCGGCGGCCACCTTGCGCCAGTGGGCCGATGAAGCGTTCAAGGACATGGGCGGCTCGAAAGCGCTGTTCCCCATGCTGGCCGAACCGGCGCAACGGGGCTTGATCCTGGCCAAGGTCACGCGTATGGCCGAGAATATGATCGCCACGGCGGGCCTGGTGGAAGGGGCGACGAGCACGTCCGACCCCCTGTTCGAGGCGCTGGAACAGATGGACGTGTCCGAACGTCTGGACCGCTTCCGCAAGCTTCTGGCCTGCTCCATGCCGTGGATCGACGCCAACATGGCGGGCGACTTCACGGTCGTGTCGGACCAGTTCAAGTGCGTGATCGGCGTGGCCAACGCGGCCGCCTTCAATGCGAAGTTCGGCGCCGAGCTCGAATCGTGCGTGCCGACCCAGGTGGGCATCACGGTGAGCCAGCTGGAAATCGTCGAGACGGGCATTCGCGGGCGCGCCGTCTGCTATTGCGAGCTGGCCGGCGTGCCGATGACGGTGCTGCGCGGCCTGGAAGGCTGGCGCACCAGTTACCGCAAGGAAGGCGACAACGACAAGGCGCCGACCCATACGCACATCGATCCGACGCAATTCACGCACCCGATCGCGCCGAACACGGACGAGATGAAGCGCCTGGCGGAAGACTTCGGCGAATTCCTGCAAGCCATCATGCTGGGCATACTGACGCGCCACACGGGTCGCGTCGTGCCGCCGGGCCAGTACCAGTTTGCCGTCGAGCCGGGCGACCTGCGCCGCATCGGCAACGAACGGGCCATCCGCCAGAACGGCATGCCCGCTTCGTACGAGAAAAATATCGCCCTGCGCATCGAGGAAAAATTGGCGGCGCTTGACGCCGTGCAGACGGCGGCCCTGGCGGCGCTGGCAAAATACTATGAACGGGGCGTGTATGCGCCCAAGCTGGTGGCGCAGGCCGATGGCTCGCAGCTGCCGTATATCGGCTTTGGCAGCGCCATTTCCGCCGAGGTGGGTGCGCGCCTGCGCGAGTCGGCGCGCCGCAAGGGCATGGCCAGCGATGAGCTCGACCGTACGGTGCAAGCCCTGCTGGGCCGCCTGAAGGAATGGGCGAACGTCATCGGCGACTCCGACAGCGATGCCTACGACTGGGAAGTGCGCGAGCCGGAAGCGGATGGCCAGCCCCGGTTGAAATACGCGATCAAGGGGGAAATGCTGGAAGCGGGGCGCCTGGAGCAATTGCTGCGCCCGGCCGGAATGGCGGCCGCTGCGGCCCCCGCCTTTGGCATGGCGCCGCCACCGCTGGGCGGCATGCCGCCGCCTTTGGTGGAATACCAGTATTTCCTGGGCATAAACGGCCAGCAGCAGGGACCGTTCACGGCCCAGCAGATCGTGCAGTACGTGCAGGCGGGGCAAGTCGCACCTGGCACCACCAAGGTGTGGCGCGCCGGCATGCCGGCCTGGGCCGAGCTGGCCCAGTTCCCCGAGTTGGCCCCCTTGTTCCTCAGCGCGCCGCCACCGTTGATGCCGCCGCCCCTGTGA
- a CDS encoding DUF3455 domain-containing protein, which yields MHAITAPRHTAPTLTVLCAALLVAACAPMSARYSQEQLPNAVKVPDGHQVAMQTVGVGKIAYECKAKKDMTGHEWVFVGPDAALNDRGGMQVGTYVGPPATWANLDGSKVTATQVAVAPAGAGNIPYQLVKANPATGSGAMQGVSYIQRVATSGGVAPSSPCGMDTVGIKQWVPYQADYIFWKAA from the coding sequence ATGCATGCCATCACCGCCCCACGCCATACCGCCCCTACACTCACCGTCCTGTGCGCCGCCCTGCTCGTGGCCGCCTGCGCACCAATGAGTGCGCGCTATTCGCAGGAACAATTGCCGAACGCCGTCAAGGTGCCCGATGGCCACCAGGTCGCCATGCAGACGGTGGGCGTGGGCAAGATCGCCTACGAATGCAAGGCCAAGAAGGACATGACGGGGCATGAATGGGTCTTCGTGGGACCGGACGCGGCCCTGAATGACCGCGGCGGCATGCAAGTGGGCACGTATGTCGGTCCTCCTGCCACCTGGGCCAACTTGGACGGCTCGAAAGTGACGGCGACGCAAGTGGCCGTGGCGCCGGCCGGCGCGGGCAACATCCCGTATCAGCTGGTCAAAGCCAACCCGGCCACGGGCAGCGGCGCCATGCAGGGCGTCAGCTACATCCAGCGCGTGGCCACCAGCGGCGGCGTGGCGCCAAGCAGCCCCTGCGGCATGGACACCGTTGGCATCAAGCAATGGGTGCCCTACCAGGCCGACTACATCTTCTGGAAAGCCGCATAA
- a CDS encoding phage holin family protein — MAIVHHVAQVAATLAAIVQTRLALAAVEMEEESLRFLSYLALAMLALLCLFVGLVLLVFLVIVLFWDTHRIAAIAVTAAVFIAAALATLLGVRASFRSKPKLLSFTLSELNKDLDELQLLARRGAERP, encoded by the coding sequence ATGGCTATCGTGCACCATGTCGCCCAAGTCGCAGCGACTCTCGCCGCCATCGTCCAGACCCGTCTGGCCCTGGCGGCAGTGGAAATGGAAGAAGAGTCGCTGCGCTTCCTGTCCTATCTGGCGCTGGCCATGCTGGCACTGCTGTGCCTGTTTGTCGGCCTGGTGCTGCTGGTCTTCCTCGTCATCGTGCTGTTCTGGGACACGCACCGCATCGCCGCCATCGCCGTCACGGCCGCCGTCTTCATCGCTGCCGCCCTCGCCACCCTGCTGGGTGTGCGCGCCAGTTTCCGCAGCAAGCCGAAACTGCTGTCCTTCACACTTTCCGAACTGAACAAAGACCTGGACGAGCTGCAATTGCTGGCGCGCCGGGGAGCGGAGCGGCCATGA
- a CDS encoding anti-sigma factor domain-containing protein encodes MIDSDEQLQRLAGEYVLGTLALAERAEVEQRLPRDAALRDAVAAWEQRLLPLTTLAPPETPSAQLWPRISASLFTPNTVRQAGGWQAWWNSLAFWRLLAGGGLVATAALAVLVAVQLQAPAGPGYLVVLVAPQDKSPGWIVQAGGRGGKNRDLSLIPLGPTNVPQQKALQFWTKGKDWGAPVSLGLVKPGQSLKLTLDKLPPLQPEQLFEITLEPATGSPTGRPTGPVLYIGRAVKVI; translated from the coding sequence ATGATCGACAGCGATGAGCAATTACAACGGCTGGCCGGCGAATATGTACTGGGCACATTGGCGCTGGCCGAGCGCGCGGAAGTGGAACAGCGCTTGCCGCGCGACGCCGCCCTACGCGACGCCGTTGCTGCCTGGGAACAGCGCTTGCTGCCATTGACGACTTTGGCGCCGCCCGAAACGCCCTCGGCGCAACTGTGGCCGCGCATCAGCGCCAGCCTGTTTACGCCGAACACAGTGCGGCAAGCGGGCGGCTGGCAGGCATGGTGGAACAGCCTGGCGTTCTGGAGGCTGCTGGCCGGCGGCGGTCTGGTGGCCACGGCCGCGCTGGCCGTGCTCGTTGCCGTGCAACTGCAAGCACCAGCCGGACCCGGCTACCTGGTCGTCCTGGTGGCGCCACAGGATAAATCGCCGGGCTGGATCGTGCAGGCGGGCGGACGCGGCGGCAAGAACCGCGACCTGAGCCTGATCCCGCTGGGACCAACCAATGTGCCGCAGCAAAAAGCCCTGCAATTCTGGACCAAAGGCAAGGATTGGGGCGCGCCTGTCTCGCTGGGTCTGGTCAAACCGGGGCAAAGCCTCAAGTTGACGTTGGACAAACTGCCGCCGCTGCAGCCGGAGCAACTGTTTGAAATCACGCTGGAACCGGCTACGGGTTCGCCCACGGGCAGGCCGACGGGGCCGGTGCTCTACATCGGCCGGGCCGTCAAGGTGATCTAG